The following proteins are encoded in a genomic region of Oncorhynchus keta strain PuntledgeMale-10-30-2019 chromosome 35, Oket_V2, whole genome shotgun sequence:
- the slc16a13 gene encoding monocarboxylate transporter 13 isoform X2 translates to MAKLQALQSQPAAPDGGWGWVVVGALFVTSALVFGIIRSMGVFFVEFVQYFGEGAQAVSWITSIGLAMQQCVSPFGTALCNGYGARPVVMAGGCLSALGFILASQATCVTHLYLTLGIISGSGWALVFTPMVASVMQYFTRKRSLAMALGFTGVGLSSFAFSPLFQLLVEMYTWRGALLILGGLSLNMVACGALIRPLGTHKAVAALAPGESACSCATLFHRAYSYLELSLLFQRPFLTYSLAITFFNCGYFVPYVHLVAHSRHEGFSQYQAAFVISATGVTDIVGRVVSGWASDLGRLRLPHMLVLWTGLLGLSLLALPLGSLGGSYPGLLIISLAYGFCAGAMTPLVFSVVPEIVGMERMLGALGLLQMIESIGGLLGSPLSGLLKDLTGSYTASFLVAGGFLLLGTMVMTTLPHFFSCTDQRPLQRHARNYNNKQQNQQSPESGLMTNSQSEKLNHIDTIPYSQPQLDCDSLQPEPEVYMPLN, encoded by the exons atgGCCAAGCTGCAGGCGCTCCAGAGCCAGCCAGCAGCCCCAGATGGTGGGTGGggctgggtggtggtgggggccCTGTTTGTGACCTCTGCCCTGGTGTTTGGGATAATCCGGAGCATGGGGGTCTTCTTTGTGGAGTTTGTGCAGTACTTTGGGGAGGGCGCCCAGGCTGTCTCCTGGATCACATCCATAGGGTTGGCCATGCAGCAGTGTGTCA gTCCATTTGGCACAGCGCTGTGTAATGGATACGGTGCCAGACCTGTTGTGATGGCAGGAGGTTGTCTCTCTGCACTCGGCTTCATCCTGGCCTCACAGGCCACCTGCGTCACACACCTCTACCTCACCTTGGGCATCatctcag GTTCGGGCTGGGCATTAGTCTTCACTCCTATGGTGGCGTCAGTGATGCAGTACTTCACCCGGAAGCGCTCCCTGGCCATGGCGCTAGGCTTTACGGGCGTGGGCCTCTCGTCCTTCGCCTTTTCACCCCTCTTCCAGCTCTTGGTGGAGATGTACACCTGGCGGGGGGCCCTTCTCATCCTGGGGGGCCTCAGCCTCAACATGGTGGCCTGCGGGGCCCTCATCAGGCCCCTGGGGACTCACAAGGCTGTAGCTGCG CTGGCCCCAGGTGAGAGTGCCTGTTCCTGCGCCACCCTCTTCCACCGGGCCTACTCCTACCTGGAGCTTTCCCTCCTCTTCCAGCGGCCCTTCCTCACTTACAGCCTGGCCATCACCTTCTTCAACTGTGGCTACTTTGTGCCTTACGTCCACCTGGTGGCCCACAGCCGCCACGAGGGCTTCTCCCAATATCAG GCTGCCTTCGTCATCTCAGCCACGGGTGTGACGGACATCGTGGGCCGTGTGGTGTCCGGCTGGGCCTCGGACCTGGGCCGTCTCCGTCTGCCCCACATGCTGGTCCTCTGGACGGGCCTGTTGGGCCTCTCCCTCCTCGCGCTGCCCCTGGGCTCCCTGGGGGGGTCCTACCCGGGCCTGCTCATCATCAGCCTAGCTTATGGGTTCTGCGCCGGCGCCATGACTCCCCTGGTGTTCTCGGTGGTGCCGGAGATCGTGGGCATGGAGCGGATGCTGGGCGCCCTGGGGTTGCTACAGATGATTGAGAGCATCGGGGGGCTGCTGGGGTCACCGCTGTCAG GTTTGTTGAAGGACCTGACAGGCAGTTACACGGCCTCCTTCCTGGTCGCTGGTGGTTTCCTCCTGCTGGGTACCATGGTAATGACCACTTTGCCTCACTTCTTCTCCTGCACCGACCAGCGCCCTCTCCAGAGACACGCCCGCAACTACAACAACAAGCAGCAGAACCAGCAGAGCCCTGAGTCTGGCCTCATGACCAACTCCCAATCAGAGAAACTCAACCACATAGATACCATACCGTACTCTCAACCGCAACTGGACTGCGACAGCCTCCAGCCGGAACCAGAGGTGTACATGCCTTTAAACTGA
- the slc16a13 gene encoding monocarboxylate transporter 13 isoform X1 has protein sequence MIVHPLRKVRENVKTTPKEKSTYKSMAKLQALQSQPAAPDGGWGWVVVGALFVTSALVFGIIRSMGVFFVEFVQYFGEGAQAVSWITSIGLAMQQCVSPFGTALCNGYGARPVVMAGGCLSALGFILASQATCVTHLYLTLGIISGSGWALVFTPMVASVMQYFTRKRSLAMALGFTGVGLSSFAFSPLFQLLVEMYTWRGALLILGGLSLNMVACGALIRPLGTHKAVAALAPGESACSCATLFHRAYSYLELSLLFQRPFLTYSLAITFFNCGYFVPYVHLVAHSRHEGFSQYQAAFVISATGVTDIVGRVVSGWASDLGRLRLPHMLVLWTGLLGLSLLALPLGSLGGSYPGLLIISLAYGFCAGAMTPLVFSVVPEIVGMERMLGALGLLQMIESIGGLLGSPLSGLLKDLTGSYTASFLVAGGFLLLGTMVMTTLPHFFSCTDQRPLQRHARNYNNKQQNQQSPESGLMTNSQSEKLNHIDTIPYSQPQLDCDSLQPEPEVYMPLN, from the exons ccatgGCCAAGCTGCAGGCGCTCCAGAGCCAGCCAGCAGCCCCAGATGGTGGGTGGggctgggtggtggtgggggccCTGTTTGTGACCTCTGCCCTGGTGTTTGGGATAATCCGGAGCATGGGGGTCTTCTTTGTGGAGTTTGTGCAGTACTTTGGGGAGGGCGCCCAGGCTGTCTCCTGGATCACATCCATAGGGTTGGCCATGCAGCAGTGTGTCA gTCCATTTGGCACAGCGCTGTGTAATGGATACGGTGCCAGACCTGTTGTGATGGCAGGAGGTTGTCTCTCTGCACTCGGCTTCATCCTGGCCTCACAGGCCACCTGCGTCACACACCTCTACCTCACCTTGGGCATCatctcag GTTCGGGCTGGGCATTAGTCTTCACTCCTATGGTGGCGTCAGTGATGCAGTACTTCACCCGGAAGCGCTCCCTGGCCATGGCGCTAGGCTTTACGGGCGTGGGCCTCTCGTCCTTCGCCTTTTCACCCCTCTTCCAGCTCTTGGTGGAGATGTACACCTGGCGGGGGGCCCTTCTCATCCTGGGGGGCCTCAGCCTCAACATGGTGGCCTGCGGGGCCCTCATCAGGCCCCTGGGGACTCACAAGGCTGTAGCTGCG CTGGCCCCAGGTGAGAGTGCCTGTTCCTGCGCCACCCTCTTCCACCGGGCCTACTCCTACCTGGAGCTTTCCCTCCTCTTCCAGCGGCCCTTCCTCACTTACAGCCTGGCCATCACCTTCTTCAACTGTGGCTACTTTGTGCCTTACGTCCACCTGGTGGCCCACAGCCGCCACGAGGGCTTCTCCCAATATCAG GCTGCCTTCGTCATCTCAGCCACGGGTGTGACGGACATCGTGGGCCGTGTGGTGTCCGGCTGGGCCTCGGACCTGGGCCGTCTCCGTCTGCCCCACATGCTGGTCCTCTGGACGGGCCTGTTGGGCCTCTCCCTCCTCGCGCTGCCCCTGGGCTCCCTGGGGGGGTCCTACCCGGGCCTGCTCATCATCAGCCTAGCTTATGGGTTCTGCGCCGGCGCCATGACTCCCCTGGTGTTCTCGGTGGTGCCGGAGATCGTGGGCATGGAGCGGATGCTGGGCGCCCTGGGGTTGCTACAGATGATTGAGAGCATCGGGGGGCTGCTGGGGTCACCGCTGTCAG GTTTGTTGAAGGACCTGACAGGCAGTTACACGGCCTCCTTCCTGGTCGCTGGTGGTTTCCTCCTGCTGGGTACCATGGTAATGACCACTTTGCCTCACTTCTTCTCCTGCACCGACCAGCGCCCTCTCCAGAGACACGCCCGCAACTACAACAACAAGCAGCAGAACCAGCAGAGCCCTGAGTCTGGCCTCATGACCAACTCCCAATCAGAGAAACTCAACCACATAGATACCATACCGTACTCTCAACCGCAACTGGACTGCGACAGCCTCCAGCCGGAACCAGAGGTGTACATGCCTTTAAACTGA